In one window of Mytilus galloprovincialis chromosome 6, xbMytGall1.hap1.1, whole genome shotgun sequence DNA:
- the LOC143080004 gene encoding uncharacterized protein LOC143080004 isoform X1 — protein sequence MAGATNRYKDAADEYVSLSQVSVKQDDDDCVPMRPPRSLPNGRGSTGSLPPRVSSESQRLSSKHSSSSSNSSNGEAVEDLTFEEFLKRQGVTKATIQLLEEEEIADKVTLGALSEDDINGLGLKVGQKAILRSLTTKAKSRLPDARNSVIPPPIREVNGTGEVDLQCYCLEKDGKGKVVAEITTKHTNEINPIKTRILILVDTSGSMGIKTGRRRRYSKLYRIKGFAKNMVTSLDDGDFAGLVTFGENADVLLPMTEITHESRDRLKSKLDTLDKSFLSTKTNLSAGLSKALEVFRDASSGKRDLLHYRNAIIVFSDGEVNAGTQEPSKLVHEVREKIRQLSFGLDESLNQWASISTVVLGKSASEIMFCLSKFCSSDAFYTIDMDVDNSNTETDLFLPVLMRKAAVAWNVSVYIESVNGAVLINEDCSQDNKVRTHGQSSRGPKTAKAYFYYDIPAASTRHIGIGVDLEEAFEEEVLKVKVEYSGFSGERKTIIRTITKSDILTEGRVQGGKAITEHYKNDARMLSEEVLGKAAKAALDGNSGGSADAMREGQSELQKLMNRYGDMADKQETAQTEIFDYAKSLMSNFECLLQKVNTPKDEDTDEQIEAESSWLKIKAVSSAISREAPGLAETVSDSNILCPLPDVRKVSSTPMRTEMEKVYKEKGIRESLFFDFDGAIDELKKSIKKDED from the exons TGAAACAAGATGATGACGACTGTGTTCCGATGAGACCACCTAGAAGCTTGCCAAATGGGCGTGGCTCCACCGGTTCACTTCCACCAAGAGTTTCATCTGAATCCCAACGTTTATCGTCAAAACACAGTTCAAGCAGCTCGAATAGTTCAAATGGCGAAGCTGTTGAag ATCTTACATTTGAGGAGTTCCTGAAAAGGCAAGGGGTGACAAAAGCGACAATTCAACTTCTAGAGGAAGAAGAAATTGCTGACAAAGTAACTTTAGGAGCTTTATCTGAAGATGATATTAATGGACTAGGCCTGAAAGTAGGACAAAAAGCTATTCTCCGAAGTCTCACTACCAAAGCTAAAAGTCGATTACCCG ACGCACGTAACAGTGTAATACCGCCTCCTATTAGAGAAGTAAATGGAACAGGAGAGGTTGATCTACAGTGTTACTGTTTGGAAAAAGATGGCAAA GGAAAAGTAGTTGCAGAGATTACAACGAAACATACGAATGAAATCAATCCAATAAAAACTCGTATTCTGATATTGGTTGATACAAGCGGTAGCATGGGAATCAAAACAGGAAGACGACGGAGATATAGCAAGCTGTACAGAATTAAAGGATTTGCAAAAAATATGGTGACATCATTAGATGATGGGGATTTTGCAGGCCTTGTAACGTTTGGGGAAAATGCAGATGTATTATTGCCCATGACAGAAATAACACATGAAAGTAGG GATCGTTTGAAATCAAAACTAGACACCTTAGACAAAAGTTTCTTGTCGACCAAGACAAACCTCAGTGCTGGTTTGTCTAAAGCATTGGAAGTATTTAGAGATGCAAGTTCAGG GAAACGTGATTTGCTTCACTACAGAAATGCTATTATAGTCTTCTCGGATGGTGAAGTTAATGCTGGAACCCAAGAACCAAGTAAACTTGTACATGAAGTCCGAGAAAAGATTCGACAACTTTCGTTTGGTCTCGATGAATCTCTAAACCAATGGGCTTCCATTTCTACTGTCGTATTGGGAAAATCAGCGTCCGAGATAATGTTCTGCTTATCAAAGTTCTGCAGCAGTGATGCTTTTTATACAATAGACATGGATGTAGACAATTcaaatacagaaactgacctttTCCTTCCGGTTCTTATGAGAAAAGCGGCCGTTGCTTGGAATGTGTCTGTTTACATAGAATCGGTGAATGGTGCCGTTCTTATAAATGAGGATTGTTCACAAGATAATAAAGTACGGACTCATGGGCAATCATCCCGCGGTCCTAAAACTGCCAAGGCTTACTTTTATTATGACATACCAGCAGCATCAACAAGGCATATTGGTATAGGGGTTGATCTGGAGGAAGCTTTTGAAGAGGAAGTTTTGAAAGTTAAGGTGGAATATTCTGGATTTTCTGGAGAGAGGAAAACAATAATCAGAACAATAACAAAGAGTGACATTCTAACTGAAGGCAGAGTACAGGGTGGGAAAGCAATCACAGAACACTACAAGAATGATGCTCGAATGCTTTCAGAAGAAGTGTTAGGTAAAGCCGCAAAAGCTGCTCTTGATGGAAATTCGGGTGGATCAGCTGATGCCATGAGGGAGGGTCAATCAGAGCTTCAGAAACTGATGAACAGATATGGTGATATGGCAGATAAACAAGAAACTGCTCAGACAGAAATATTTGACTATGCAAAATCTTTGATGAGCAATTTTGAATGTTTACTTCAAAAAGTAAATACACCAAAAGACGAAGACACAGATGAACAAATAGAAGCAGAGAGCAGTTGGTTAAAAATAAAAGCTGTTTCGTCAGCTATATCTAGAGAAGCACCAGGCTTGGCTGAAACAGTTTCGGATAGCAACATTTTGTGTCCTTTACCAGACGTACGCAAAGTTTCTTCTACGCCAATGCGAACAGAGATGGAAAAAGTTTATAAAGAAAAGGGAATTCGAGAGAGTTTGTTTTTCGATTTTGACGGGGCAATAGATGAACTTAAAAAGAGTATTAAAAAAGATGAAGACTGA
- the LOC143080004 gene encoding uncharacterized protein LOC143080004 isoform X2, protein MNTIYQDLTFEEFLKRQGVTKATIQLLEEEEIADKVTLGALSEDDINGLGLKVGQKAILRSLTTKAKSRLPDARNSVIPPPIREVNGTGEVDLQCYCLEKDGKGKVVAEITTKHTNEINPIKTRILILVDTSGSMGIKTGRRRRYSKLYRIKGFAKNMVTSLDDGDFAGLVTFGENADVLLPMTEITHESRDRLKSKLDTLDKSFLSTKTNLSAGLSKALEVFRDASSGKRDLLHYRNAIIVFSDGEVNAGTQEPSKLVHEVREKIRQLSFGLDESLNQWASISTVVLGKSASEIMFCLSKFCSSDAFYTIDMDVDNSNTETDLFLPVLMRKAAVAWNVSVYIESVNGAVLINEDCSQDNKVRTHGQSSRGPKTAKAYFYYDIPAASTRHIGIGVDLEEAFEEEVLKVKVEYSGFSGERKTIIRTITKSDILTEGRVQGGKAITEHYKNDARMLSEEVLGKAAKAALDGNSGGSADAMREGQSELQKLMNRYGDMADKQETAQTEIFDYAKSLMSNFECLLQKVNTPKDEDTDEQIEAESSWLKIKAVSSAISREAPGLAETVSDSNILCPLPDVRKVSSTPMRTEMEKVYKEKGIRESLFFDFDGAIDELKKSIKKDED, encoded by the exons ATGAACACGATCTACCAAG ATCTTACATTTGAGGAGTTCCTGAAAAGGCAAGGGGTGACAAAAGCGACAATTCAACTTCTAGAGGAAGAAGAAATTGCTGACAAAGTAACTTTAGGAGCTTTATCTGAAGATGATATTAATGGACTAGGCCTGAAAGTAGGACAAAAAGCTATTCTCCGAAGTCTCACTACCAAAGCTAAAAGTCGATTACCCG ACGCACGTAACAGTGTAATACCGCCTCCTATTAGAGAAGTAAATGGAACAGGAGAGGTTGATCTACAGTGTTACTGTTTGGAAAAAGATGGCAAA GGAAAAGTAGTTGCAGAGATTACAACGAAACATACGAATGAAATCAATCCAATAAAAACTCGTATTCTGATATTGGTTGATACAAGCGGTAGCATGGGAATCAAAACAGGAAGACGACGGAGATATAGCAAGCTGTACAGAATTAAAGGATTTGCAAAAAATATGGTGACATCATTAGATGATGGGGATTTTGCAGGCCTTGTAACGTTTGGGGAAAATGCAGATGTATTATTGCCCATGACAGAAATAACACATGAAAGTAGG GATCGTTTGAAATCAAAACTAGACACCTTAGACAAAAGTTTCTTGTCGACCAAGACAAACCTCAGTGCTGGTTTGTCTAAAGCATTGGAAGTATTTAGAGATGCAAGTTCAGG GAAACGTGATTTGCTTCACTACAGAAATGCTATTATAGTCTTCTCGGATGGTGAAGTTAATGCTGGAACCCAAGAACCAAGTAAACTTGTACATGAAGTCCGAGAAAAGATTCGACAACTTTCGTTTGGTCTCGATGAATCTCTAAACCAATGGGCTTCCATTTCTACTGTCGTATTGGGAAAATCAGCGTCCGAGATAATGTTCTGCTTATCAAAGTTCTGCAGCAGTGATGCTTTTTATACAATAGACATGGATGTAGACAATTcaaatacagaaactgacctttTCCTTCCGGTTCTTATGAGAAAAGCGGCCGTTGCTTGGAATGTGTCTGTTTACATAGAATCGGTGAATGGTGCCGTTCTTATAAATGAGGATTGTTCACAAGATAATAAAGTACGGACTCATGGGCAATCATCCCGCGGTCCTAAAACTGCCAAGGCTTACTTTTATTATGACATACCAGCAGCATCAACAAGGCATATTGGTATAGGGGTTGATCTGGAGGAAGCTTTTGAAGAGGAAGTTTTGAAAGTTAAGGTGGAATATTCTGGATTTTCTGGAGAGAGGAAAACAATAATCAGAACAATAACAAAGAGTGACATTCTAACTGAAGGCAGAGTACAGGGTGGGAAAGCAATCACAGAACACTACAAGAATGATGCTCGAATGCTTTCAGAAGAAGTGTTAGGTAAAGCCGCAAAAGCTGCTCTTGATGGAAATTCGGGTGGATCAGCTGATGCCATGAGGGAGGGTCAATCAGAGCTTCAGAAACTGATGAACAGATATGGTGATATGGCAGATAAACAAGAAACTGCTCAGACAGAAATATTTGACTATGCAAAATCTTTGATGAGCAATTTTGAATGTTTACTTCAAAAAGTAAATACACCAAAAGACGAAGACACAGATGAACAAATAGAAGCAGAGAGCAGTTGGTTAAAAATAAAAGCTGTTTCGTCAGCTATATCTAGAGAAGCACCAGGCTTGGCTGAAACAGTTTCGGATAGCAACATTTTGTGTCCTTTACCAGACGTACGCAAAGTTTCTTCTACGCCAATGCGAACAGAGATGGAAAAAGTTTATAAAGAAAAGGGAATTCGAGAGAGTTTGTTTTTCGATTTTGACGGGGCAATAGATGAACTTAAAAAGAGTATTAAAAAAGATGAAGACTGA